A window of the Drosophila simulans strain w501 chromosome 2L, Prin_Dsim_3.1, whole genome shotgun sequence genome harbors these coding sequences:
- the LOC6733085 gene encoding choline/ethanolamine kinase isoform X2, which yields MKQRNRRNSKALKRLQQPDNKNQNCCLSKRCNYENIWQHFNSNATLEEIRHAAARICRDYLTGPWKVVTPENLVVKRISGGLSNFLYYVSLPDLNDYDELEEHQENVNVSEDFIGATATVTNRSRGFTHDDESAAKAVGVTLMARELINNEDVADAAPSAIQAYKRQRCDSDYRDSSSSKRLHTFKQEPREVLLRIYGQTHGDHALESMITESVVFALLSERNYGPKLHGIFPGGRIEQYIPARALITAELGEQRILKRVAEKMGEIHSLNIPMSKEPDWIWNCMQRWVSGLESIVNGSVKTNPKSSVLKKQMELMRTFDYVQEMAWIRSIIEDGDYPVVFCHNDLQEGNILMRQPTGQNERTPRESISSLSKSHCASPSPCPELDTTNDSALDASFIADNEPDLIIIDFEYCAYNYRGYDLANHFIEWTFDYTNPKFPYFYHNPSNCATVQQRRDFIVNYLKKYHDDENYNITGQELIKVDAEIQFFTMLSHLFWSLWSVINVTSAIEFGYWEYGIARILEYQKLKAAYQAN from the exons ATGAAACAGCGAAATCGTAGGAATAGTAAAGCACTCAAACGTCTCCAGCAGCCagataataaaaatcaaaattgttgCTTGAGTAAACGTTGCAACTATGAGAATATCTGGCAGCATTTCAATAGCAAT GCCACTCTTGAGGAAATTCGACATGCGGCCGCCCGTATTTGCCGAGACTATCTAACTGGGCCCTGGAAAGTGGTTACTCCAGAGAATTTAGTGGTGAAGCGCATAAG TGGCGGGCTGTCAAATTTCTTGTATTACGTAAGCCTTCCCGATTTAAATGACTACGatgagctggaggagcacCAGGAAAATGTCAACGTAAGCGAAGACTTCATAGGGGCCACCGCAACTGTGACCAATAGAAGCAGGGGTTTCACACACGACGATGAGTCGGCTGCCAAGGCGGTGGGCGTAACATTGATGGCGAGGGAATTAATAAATAACGAGGACGTAGCTGACGCAGCTCCTAGCGCCATACAAGCATACAAACGTCAGCGATGCGATAGTGATTATCGCGACTCCAGTTCTTCGAAACGATTGCACACCTTCAAGCAGGAACCCCGTGAG GTCCTTCTGCGAATCTATGGTCAGACCCATGGTGATCACGCGCTGGAGAGCATGATTACCGAGTCCGTGGTTTTCGCACTTCTCAGTGAACGGAACTATGGGCCCAAACTGCACGGAATCTTTCCGGGCGGACGCATTGAACAATACATTCCG GCGCGCGCATTGATCACAGCAGAATTGGGAGAGCAACGAATATTAAAGAGAGTGGCTGAGAAAATGGGTGAGATCCACAGTCTCAATATACCCATGTCTAAGGAGCCCGATTGGATTTGGAATTGTATGCAGCGTTGGGTTTCCGGTTTAGAGAGCATTGTTAACGGCAGTGTCAAAACGAATCCAAAATCTTCGGTactaaaaaaacaaatggaatTGATGCGGACTTTTGACTACGTTCAAGAGATGGCCTGGATTAGGTCGATTATCGAAGATGGAGATTATCCAGTTGTGTTCTGTCACAATGATCTGCAAGAAGGTAATATTCTGATGCGACAACCGACAGGCCAAAACGAACGGACCCCCCGGGAGTCTATCAGTAGCCTGAG CAAATCACATTGTGCGTCGCCTTCACCATGCCCGGAGTTGGACACTACGAATGACTCAGCCCTGGATGCCAGCTTCATAGCCGATAATGAGCCGGATCTTATTATCATCGACTTTGAGTATTGTGCCTACAACTACCGTGGCTATGATCTAGCCAATCATTTTATTGAGTGGACTTTCGACTACACCAACCCAAAGTTCCCTTACTTCTACCACAACCCCAGCAACTGCGCAACTGTTCAGCAACGGCGCGACTTCATTGTAAACTATTTAAAGAAGTATCACGATGACGAGAACTATAATATCACTGGTCAGGAGTTGATAAAGGTAGACGCTGAGATTCAGTTCTTTACAATGCTGTCTCATCTGTTCTGGAGCCTTTGGTCCGTAATTAATGTCACATCGGCGATTGAGTTTGGTTATTGG GAATATGGTATTGCTCGAATTTTGGAATATCAAAAGCTAAAGGCAGCTTATCAAGCTAATTAA
- the LOC6733086 gene encoding high mobility group nucleosome-binding domain-containing protein 5, producing the protein MADVAEQKNETAVVEKVAAEEVDAVKKDAVAAEELAAEKASTAENGAAEEESVAKENGAADSSASEPTDAVDGEKRSEPTVSFAADKDEKKDEDKKEDSAAEGEDTKKESSEAVPPAVENGSEEVTNGDSTDASAIEAVKRKVDEATAKADEAVATPEKKAKLDEASTKDEVQNGPEASEVAA; encoded by the exons ATGGCTGATGTGGCTGAGCAAAAGAA TGAGACCGCGGTTGTCGAGAAGGTCGCAGCTGAGGAAGTTGATGCTGTAAAGAAAGATGCAGTTGCCGCCGAGGAGCTGGCAGCTGAGAAGGCAAGCACTGCAGAAAACGGTGCCGCCGAAGAGGAGAGCGTAGCCAAGGAGAACGGAGCCGCCGACAGCAGCGCGTCCGAGCCCACTGACGCAGTCGATGGTGAAAAGAGGTCTGAGCCTACTGTTTCTTTTGCCGCCGATAAGGATGAGAAGAAGGACGAGGATAAAAAAGAGGATTCCGCTGCCGAGGGGGAGGACACCAAAAAAGAGAGCAGCGAAGCTGTTCCACCTGCTGTTGAGAATGGCTCCGAGGAGGTCACCAACGGTGACTCAACAG ACGCTTCCGCCATTGAGGCTGTAAAGCGGAAGGTGGATGAGGCTACAGCCAAGGCCGACGAGGCCGTCGCCACGCCGGAGAAAAAGGCTAAGCTTGATGAGGCCAGCACAAAGGATGAGGTGCAGAATGGGCCCGAGGCTAGCGAAGTGGCCGCCTAA
- the LOC6733085 gene encoding choline/ethanolamine kinase isoform X3 — MTMATNLQKATLEEIRHAAARICRDYLTGPWKVVTPENLVVKRISGGLSNFLYYVSLPDLNDYDELEEHQENVNVSEDFIGATATVTNRSRGFTHDDESAAKAVGVTLMARELINNEDVADAAPSAIQAYKRQRCDSDYRDSSSSKRLHTFKQEPREVLLRIYGQTHGDHALESMITESVVFALLSERNYGPKLHGIFPGGRIEQYIPARALITAELGEQRILKRVAEKMGEIHSLNIPMSKEPDWIWNCMQRWVSGLESIVNGSVKTNPKSSVLKKQMELMRTFDYVQEMAWIRSIIEDGDYPVVFCHNDLQEGNILMRQPTGQNERTPRESISSLRSNFDETLGDSLDGNSNISDTETHKSHCASPSPCPELDTTNDSALDASFIADNEPDLIIIDFEYCAYNYRGYDLANHFIEWTFDYTNPKFPYFYHNPSNCATVQQRRDFIVNYLKKYHDDENYNITGQELIKVDAEIQFFTMLSHLFWSLWSVINVTSAIEFGYWEYGIARILEYQKLKAAYQAN, encoded by the exons ATGACAATGGCCACCAACCTGCAAAAG GCCACTCTTGAGGAAATTCGACATGCGGCCGCCCGTATTTGCCGAGACTATCTAACTGGGCCCTGGAAAGTGGTTACTCCAGAGAATTTAGTGGTGAAGCGCATAAG TGGCGGGCTGTCAAATTTCTTGTATTACGTAAGCCTTCCCGATTTAAATGACTACGatgagctggaggagcacCAGGAAAATGTCAACGTAAGCGAAGACTTCATAGGGGCCACCGCAACTGTGACCAATAGAAGCAGGGGTTTCACACACGACGATGAGTCGGCTGCCAAGGCGGTGGGCGTAACATTGATGGCGAGGGAATTAATAAATAACGAGGACGTAGCTGACGCAGCTCCTAGCGCCATACAAGCATACAAACGTCAGCGATGCGATAGTGATTATCGCGACTCCAGTTCTTCGAAACGATTGCACACCTTCAAGCAGGAACCCCGTGAG GTCCTTCTGCGAATCTATGGTCAGACCCATGGTGATCACGCGCTGGAGAGCATGATTACCGAGTCCGTGGTTTTCGCACTTCTCAGTGAACGGAACTATGGGCCCAAACTGCACGGAATCTTTCCGGGCGGACGCATTGAACAATACATTCCG GCGCGCGCATTGATCACAGCAGAATTGGGAGAGCAACGAATATTAAAGAGAGTGGCTGAGAAAATGGGTGAGATCCACAGTCTCAATATACCCATGTCTAAGGAGCCCGATTGGATTTGGAATTGTATGCAGCGTTGGGTTTCCGGTTTAGAGAGCATTGTTAACGGCAGTGTCAAAACGAATCCAAAATCTTCGGTactaaaaaaacaaatggaatTGATGCGGACTTTTGACTACGTTCAAGAGATGGCCTGGATTAGGTCGATTATCGAAGATGGAGATTATCCAGTTGTGTTCTGTCACAATGATCTGCAAGAAGGTAATATTCTGATGCGACAACCGACAGGCCAAAACGAACGGACCCCCCGGGAGTCTATCAGTAGCCTGAG aTCAAACTTCGACGAAACTTTGGGTGATAGCCTTGATGGAAATAGCAATATATCGGATACGGAGACACA CAAATCACATTGTGCGTCGCCTTCACCATGCCCGGAGTTGGACACTACGAATGACTCAGCCCTGGATGCCAGCTTCATAGCCGATAATGAGCCGGATCTTATTATCATCGACTTTGAGTATTGTGCCTACAACTACCGTGGCTATGATCTAGCCAATCATTTTATTGAGTGGACTTTCGACTACACCAACCCAAAGTTCCCTTACTTCTACCACAACCCCAGCAACTGCGCAACTGTTCAGCAACGGCGCGACTTCATTGTAAACTATTTAAAGAAGTATCACGATGACGAGAACTATAATATCACTGGTCAGGAGTTGATAAAGGTAGACGCTGAGATTCAGTTCTTTACAATGCTGTCTCATCTGTTCTGGAGCCTTTGGTCCGTAATTAATGTCACATCGGCGATTGAGTTTGGTTATTGG GAATATGGTATTGCTCGAATTTTGGAATATCAAAAGCTAAAGGCAGCTTATCAAGCTAATTAA
- the LOC6733085 gene encoding choline/ethanolamine kinase isoform X1: MKQRNRRNSKALKRLQQPDNKNQNCCLSKRCNYENIWQHFNSNATLEEIRHAAARICRDYLTGPWKVVTPENLVVKRISGGLSNFLYYVSLPDLNDYDELEEHQENVNVSEDFIGATATVTNRSRGFTHDDESAAKAVGVTLMARELINNEDVADAAPSAIQAYKRQRCDSDYRDSSSSKRLHTFKQEPREVLLRIYGQTHGDHALESMITESVVFALLSERNYGPKLHGIFPGGRIEQYIPARALITAELGEQRILKRVAEKMGEIHSLNIPMSKEPDWIWNCMQRWVSGLESIVNGSVKTNPKSSVLKKQMELMRTFDYVQEMAWIRSIIEDGDYPVVFCHNDLQEGNILMRQPTGQNERTPRESISSLRSNFDETLGDSLDGNSNISDTETHKSHCASPSPCPELDTTNDSALDASFIADNEPDLIIIDFEYCAYNYRGYDLANHFIEWTFDYTNPKFPYFYHNPSNCATVQQRRDFIVNYLKKYHDDENYNITGQELIKVDAEIQFFTMLSHLFWSLWSVINVTSAIEFGYWEYGIARILEYQKLKAAYQAN, encoded by the exons ATGAAACAGCGAAATCGTAGGAATAGTAAAGCACTCAAACGTCTCCAGCAGCCagataataaaaatcaaaattgttgCTTGAGTAAACGTTGCAACTATGAGAATATCTGGCAGCATTTCAATAGCAAT GCCACTCTTGAGGAAATTCGACATGCGGCCGCCCGTATTTGCCGAGACTATCTAACTGGGCCCTGGAAAGTGGTTACTCCAGAGAATTTAGTGGTGAAGCGCATAAG TGGCGGGCTGTCAAATTTCTTGTATTACGTAAGCCTTCCCGATTTAAATGACTACGatgagctggaggagcacCAGGAAAATGTCAACGTAAGCGAAGACTTCATAGGGGCCACCGCAACTGTGACCAATAGAAGCAGGGGTTTCACACACGACGATGAGTCGGCTGCCAAGGCGGTGGGCGTAACATTGATGGCGAGGGAATTAATAAATAACGAGGACGTAGCTGACGCAGCTCCTAGCGCCATACAAGCATACAAACGTCAGCGATGCGATAGTGATTATCGCGACTCCAGTTCTTCGAAACGATTGCACACCTTCAAGCAGGAACCCCGTGAG GTCCTTCTGCGAATCTATGGTCAGACCCATGGTGATCACGCGCTGGAGAGCATGATTACCGAGTCCGTGGTTTTCGCACTTCTCAGTGAACGGAACTATGGGCCCAAACTGCACGGAATCTTTCCGGGCGGACGCATTGAACAATACATTCCG GCGCGCGCATTGATCACAGCAGAATTGGGAGAGCAACGAATATTAAAGAGAGTGGCTGAGAAAATGGGTGAGATCCACAGTCTCAATATACCCATGTCTAAGGAGCCCGATTGGATTTGGAATTGTATGCAGCGTTGGGTTTCCGGTTTAGAGAGCATTGTTAACGGCAGTGTCAAAACGAATCCAAAATCTTCGGTactaaaaaaacaaatggaatTGATGCGGACTTTTGACTACGTTCAAGAGATGGCCTGGATTAGGTCGATTATCGAAGATGGAGATTATCCAGTTGTGTTCTGTCACAATGATCTGCAAGAAGGTAATATTCTGATGCGACAACCGACAGGCCAAAACGAACGGACCCCCCGGGAGTCTATCAGTAGCCTGAG aTCAAACTTCGACGAAACTTTGGGTGATAGCCTTGATGGAAATAGCAATATATCGGATACGGAGACACA CAAATCACATTGTGCGTCGCCTTCACCATGCCCGGAGTTGGACACTACGAATGACTCAGCCCTGGATGCCAGCTTCATAGCCGATAATGAGCCGGATCTTATTATCATCGACTTTGAGTATTGTGCCTACAACTACCGTGGCTATGATCTAGCCAATCATTTTATTGAGTGGACTTTCGACTACACCAACCCAAAGTTCCCTTACTTCTACCACAACCCCAGCAACTGCGCAACTGTTCAGCAACGGCGCGACTTCATTGTAAACTATTTAAAGAAGTATCACGATGACGAGAACTATAATATCACTGGTCAGGAGTTGATAAAGGTAGACGCTGAGATTCAGTTCTTTACAATGCTGTCTCATCTGTTCTGGAGCCTTTGGTCCGTAATTAATGTCACATCGGCGATTGAGTTTGGTTATTGG GAATATGGTATTGCTCGAATTTTGGAATATCAAAAGCTAAAGGCAGCTTATCAAGCTAATTAA
- the LOC6733085 gene encoding uncharacterized protein LOC6733085 isoform X4 codes for MKQRNRRNSKALKRLQQPDNKNQNCCLSKRCNYENIWQHFNSNATLEEIRHAAARICRDYLTGPWKVVTPENLVVKRISGGLSNFLYYVSLPDLNDYDELEEHQENVNVSEDFIGATATVTNRSRGFTHDDESAAKAVGVTLMARELINNEDVADAAPSAIQAYKRQRCDSDYRDSSSSKRLHTFKQEPREVLLRIYGQTHGDHALESMITESVVFALLSERNYGPKLHGIFPGGRIEQYIPIKLRRNFG; via the exons ATGAAACAGCGAAATCGTAGGAATAGTAAAGCACTCAAACGTCTCCAGCAGCCagataataaaaatcaaaattgttgCTTGAGTAAACGTTGCAACTATGAGAATATCTGGCAGCATTTCAATAGCAAT GCCACTCTTGAGGAAATTCGACATGCGGCCGCCCGTATTTGCCGAGACTATCTAACTGGGCCCTGGAAAGTGGTTACTCCAGAGAATTTAGTGGTGAAGCGCATAAG TGGCGGGCTGTCAAATTTCTTGTATTACGTAAGCCTTCCCGATTTAAATGACTACGatgagctggaggagcacCAGGAAAATGTCAACGTAAGCGAAGACTTCATAGGGGCCACCGCAACTGTGACCAATAGAAGCAGGGGTTTCACACACGACGATGAGTCGGCTGCCAAGGCGGTGGGCGTAACATTGATGGCGAGGGAATTAATAAATAACGAGGACGTAGCTGACGCAGCTCCTAGCGCCATACAAGCATACAAACGTCAGCGATGCGATAGTGATTATCGCGACTCCAGTTCTTCGAAACGATTGCACACCTTCAAGCAGGAACCCCGTGAG GTCCTTCTGCGAATCTATGGTCAGACCCATGGTGATCACGCGCTGGAGAGCATGATTACCGAGTCCGTGGTTTTCGCACTTCTCAGTGAACGGAACTATGGGCCCAAACTGCACGGAATCTTTCCGGGCGGACGCATTGAACAATACATTCCG aTCAAACTTCGACGAAACTTTGGGTGA